From a single bacterium genomic region:
- the zapA gene encoding cell division protein ZapA, with the protein MSDETAAQREIEVVMGTRRYKLRGEDPAVLAALAAKVDRTLGEIAGPSGNPDDFRTAVLAALNIAADEEDGRAAALERLRALLGDLRDAESRLKALDADL; encoded by the coding sequence GTGTCCGACGAAACCGCCGCCCAGCGCGAAATCGAAGTCGTCATGGGGACGCGCCGCTACAAGCTCCGCGGCGAAGATCCCGCCGTCCTCGCCGCCCTCGCGGCGAAGGTGGACCGCACGCTGGGCGAGATCGCCGGGCCGAGCGGGAACCCGGACGACTTCCGGACCGCCGTCCTCGCCGCGCTGAACATCGCCGCCGACGAGGAGGACGGGCGCGCCGCGGCCCTCGAGCGGCTCCGGGCGCTGCTGGGCGACCTCCGCGACGCGGAAAGTCGCCTCAAGGCCCTCGACGCGGATCTCTGA
- a CDS encoding Rnase Y domain-containing protein: MTPILPLIIAAAALLVLSIGLAAALSRRSRLLREQIERVAALEEDQERRVREELGRRLDRERRQLQREHEARKAEFDKTAREQAQRQTEIAEKRQALEERAVALDSRAEDLAERAGALDARSAAIDERERRIGASEDELRRQLEATAKLTTDEARAKLLAAVEASLQGEIARLTQKAANAARGAAEDVARQAVIAAMSTLRGAVAGEGTITLLTLPSDEMKGRIIGREGRNIRALEHATGVDLLVDDTPRTIMLSSWDPLRRTVAARALRKLVEDGRIHPARIEEVVERTREEVDEEARERGEALAFELGVTGLHERLALLVGRLSFISDHGQNLFQRSRDVALLGGAIADEIRIGGDVLRRAGLLHEVARAERTLLAAPSPIASADLVTRYGESPLVVATIRALAQPADAPRTPHGVVMTTARRFVLARPGARDENLQRHMDRLRDVEQIALAREEVERAVAVRAGRELRVHVRVEALPDEATMILARDLAREIEQKIDFPGQVRVLVIRETRAVSYAV, translated from the coding sequence ATGACTCCTATCCTGCCGCTCATCATCGCCGCCGCCGCGCTGCTCGTCCTGTCGATCGGACTGGCGGCCGCTCTGTCGCGCCGTTCGCGCCTCCTGCGGGAGCAGATCGAACGGGTCGCCGCGCTCGAGGAAGACCAGGAGCGGCGCGTCCGCGAGGAACTGGGCCGCCGCCTCGACCGCGAGCGCCGGCAGCTCCAGCGCGAGCACGAGGCGCGCAAGGCGGAATTCGACAAGACCGCCCGCGAGCAGGCGCAGCGCCAGACGGAGATCGCCGAAAAGCGCCAGGCGCTCGAAGAGCGGGCCGTCGCGCTCGACAGCCGCGCCGAGGACCTCGCGGAGCGGGCCGGGGCGCTCGACGCGCGGAGCGCGGCGATCGACGAGCGGGAGCGGCGGATCGGCGCGTCGGAGGACGAGCTGCGCCGCCAGCTCGAGGCGACCGCCAAGCTGACCACCGACGAGGCGCGGGCCAAGCTGCTCGCCGCGGTCGAGGCCAGCCTGCAGGGGGAGATCGCCCGGCTGACCCAGAAGGCGGCGAACGCCGCCCGCGGCGCGGCCGAGGACGTCGCGCGCCAAGCCGTGATCGCCGCGATGTCCACGCTGCGCGGCGCGGTGGCCGGCGAAGGGACGATCACCCTCCTCACCCTCCCCAGCGACGAAATGAAGGGGCGGATCATCGGCCGCGAGGGGCGGAACATCCGCGCCCTCGAGCACGCGACCGGCGTGGACCTGCTGGTGGACGACACGCCGCGCACGATCATGCTTTCGTCCTGGGATCCGCTGCGCCGCACGGTCGCCGCGCGGGCCCTGCGCAAGCTGGTCGAGGACGGACGGATCCACCCCGCGCGCATCGAGGAGGTCGTCGAAAGGACCCGCGAGGAAGTGGACGAGGAGGCCCGCGAGCGGGGCGAGGCGCTGGCCTTCGAGCTCGGCGTCACCGGCCTGCACGAGCGGCTGGCGCTCCTCGTGGGGCGGCTTTCCTTCATCTCCGACCACGGACAGAACCTGTTTCAGCGCTCCCGCGACGTCGCCCTGCTCGGCGGCGCGATCGCCGACGAGATCCGGATCGGCGGAGACGTCTTGCGCCGCGCCGGCCTGCTGCACGAGGTCGCGCGGGCCGAAAGGACGCTGCTCGCCGCGCCGAGCCCGATCGCCAGCGCCGACCTCGTCACGCGCTACGGCGAAAGCCCCTTGGTCGTGGCGACGATCCGCGCGCTCGCCCAGCCGGCCGACGCCCCGCGCACGCCGCACGGCGTCGTGATGACGACGGCCCGGCGCTTCGTCCTCGCCCGCCCCGGAGCGCGCGACGAGAACCTGCAGCGCCACATGGACCGCCTGCGCGACGTCGAGCAGATCGCCCTCGCCCGCGAGGAGGTCGAGCGCGCGGTCGCGGTGCGCGCCGGGCGCGAGCTGCGGGTCCACGTGCGCGTCGAGGCCCTGCCGGACGAGGCGACGATGATCCTCGCGCGCGACCTCGCGCGCGAAATCGAGCAGAAGATCGACTTCCCCGGCCAAGTCCGCGTGCTCGTGATCCGCGAGACGCGCGCGGTGAGCTACGCGGTCTGA
- the leuS gene encoding leucine--tRNA ligase has translation MSYDPRSVERRWQERWSKEEVFKARRDDPRPKFYCLEMLPYPSGRLHVGHVRNYALGDAVAWHERLRGKNVFHPIGWDSMGLPAENAAIKNGVAPAKWTLANIEHMRGQLQRLGISYDWDTETTTCLPEYYKWNQWFFLRMLERGLAYRAKRTLNWCPKCATVLAEAQVTPSNCCWRHEDTQVEKVELDQWFVRITDYRDRLLDNLDGLAAEWPERVITAQRDWIGRSHGCRFAFRVDGSDDAIEVFSTRVDTVYGCSAVFIAAGHPLTLPLAAGTPQEAAVRAFVEAETKGPSLPPDEKEKVGVFTGRHAVNPFNGEKVPIWTANFVLAEFGTGAVFAQPAHDQRDFEFAAKYGLAVTPVVRAEGGKLADGATMDRAYTEQGVLENSGPFSGLTTEEARRKMSAYAEEKGFGRAEIQYRLRDWGIARQRYWGTPIPVVYCGRCGIVPVPDDQLPVVLPEVPDWKGQTGSPLAQIKEFVETSCPKCGGAARRETDTMDTFVDSSWYFLRYLDPRNDKAPFDPAAAAHFMPADLYIGGAEHATGHLIYFRFWTMFLKDLGLLPTEEPAKRLFTQGMVRASSYRCPVHDYVRVSEVDTTSGSPRCPKCGAALDVHLDKMSKSKVNDADLDHLVERYGADAVRLAVLFGGPPALDFEWKDSAIEGPHRFVQRVARLFERFAPALGRLPETPADPAAVAADADALKLRKATHHAIARVTRDLEREIQLNTAIAAQMELVNELYRQTEGKDDDPDPASPKGAAVAEALHALARLLAPFAPHLAEEMNEKLGWPTLIGRRRWPEADPALLVEDEVVLPVQVLGKLRGQVTVPRGAKQDVALAAAQADPNIARHLEGKQLVRVVLVPDRLLNLVVKG, from the coding sequence ATGTCCTACGACCCGCGATCGGTGGAGCGGCGCTGGCAAGAGCGCTGGAGCAAGGAAGAAGTCTTCAAGGCCCGGCGCGACGACCCGCGCCCGAAGTTCTACTGCCTCGAGATGCTGCCGTACCCCTCGGGACGGCTCCACGTCGGCCACGTGCGCAACTACGCGCTCGGCGACGCCGTGGCGTGGCACGAGCGTCTGCGCGGCAAGAACGTCTTCCACCCGATCGGCTGGGACTCGATGGGGCTGCCGGCCGAGAACGCCGCGATCAAGAACGGCGTGGCGCCGGCGAAGTGGACGCTCGCGAACATCGAGCACATGCGGGGGCAGCTGCAGCGGCTCGGGATCAGCTACGACTGGGACACCGAGACCACGACCTGCCTGCCCGAGTACTACAAGTGGAACCAGTGGTTCTTCCTGCGGATGCTCGAGCGGGGGCTGGCCTACCGCGCCAAGCGGACCCTCAACTGGTGCCCGAAGTGCGCCACGGTCCTCGCCGAGGCGCAGGTCACGCCGAGCAACTGCTGCTGGCGGCACGAGGACACGCAGGTCGAGAAGGTCGAGCTCGACCAGTGGTTCGTGCGGATCACGGACTACCGCGACCGGCTGCTGGACAACCTCGACGGCCTGGCCGCCGAATGGCCGGAGCGGGTGATCACCGCGCAGCGGGACTGGATCGGCCGCAGCCACGGCTGCCGCTTCGCCTTCCGCGTGGACGGTTCGGACGACGCGATCGAGGTCTTCTCGACGCGCGTGGACACGGTCTACGGCTGCTCGGCGGTCTTCATCGCCGCCGGCCATCCGCTGACGCTTCCGCTCGCGGCCGGCACGCCGCAGGAAGCGGCCGTGCGGGCGTTCGTCGAGGCCGAGACGAAGGGGCCGTCGCTGCCTCCGGACGAGAAGGAGAAGGTCGGCGTCTTCACCGGGCGGCACGCCGTCAACCCGTTCAACGGGGAGAAGGTCCCGATCTGGACGGCCAACTTCGTGCTCGCCGAGTTCGGCACCGGCGCGGTCTTCGCCCAGCCGGCGCACGACCAGCGCGACTTCGAGTTCGCGGCCAAGTACGGCCTGGCGGTGACGCCGGTCGTCCGCGCCGAGGGCGGGAAGCTGGCCGACGGCGCGACGATGGACCGCGCCTACACCGAGCAGGGGGTCCTCGAGAACTCCGGCCCGTTCAGCGGCCTGACGACCGAGGAAGCCCGGCGGAAGATGTCGGCCTACGCCGAGGAGAAGGGGTTCGGCCGGGCCGAGATCCAGTACCGGCTGCGCGACTGGGGCATCGCCCGGCAGCGCTACTGGGGCACGCCGATCCCGGTCGTCTACTGCGGCCGCTGCGGCATCGTGCCGGTTCCCGACGACCAGCTCCCGGTCGTTCTGCCCGAGGTCCCGGACTGGAAGGGGCAGACCGGCAGCCCGCTGGCGCAGATCAAGGAGTTCGTCGAGACGTCGTGCCCGAAGTGCGGCGGCGCCGCGCGGCGCGAGACCGACACGATGGACACCTTCGTGGACTCGTCGTGGTACTTCCTGCGCTACCTCGACCCGCGCAACGACAAGGCCCCGTTCGATCCGGCCGCCGCGGCCCACTTCATGCCGGCGGACCTCTACATCGGCGGCGCCGAGCACGCGACGGGGCACCTGATCTACTTCCGCTTCTGGACGATGTTCCTCAAGGACCTCGGCCTGCTCCCGACGGAGGAGCCGGCGAAGCGCCTGTTCACGCAGGGAATGGTCCGCGCCTCGTCCTACCGCTGCCCGGTCCACGACTACGTCCGCGTCTCGGAGGTGGACACGACCTCCGGCTCGCCGCGCTGCCCGAAGTGCGGCGCGGCGCTCGACGTCCACCTCGACAAGATGTCGAAGTCGAAGGTCAACGACGCCGACCTCGACCACCTCGTCGAGCGGTACGGCGCCGACGCGGTCCGCCTCGCCGTGCTCTTCGGCGGTCCGCCGGCGCTCGACTTCGAGTGGAAGGACTCGGCGATCGAAGGGCCGCACCGCTTCGTCCAGCGCGTGGCGCGCCTCTTCGAGCGGTTCGCGCCCGCGCTCGGCCGTCTGCCGGAGACGCCGGCCGACCCGGCCGCGGTCGCCGCCGACGCCGACGCGCTGAAGCTGCGCAAGGCGACGCACCACGCGATCGCCCGCGTGACGCGCGACCTCGAGCGGGAGATCCAGCTCAACACGGCGATCGCCGCGCAGATGGAGCTGGTCAACGAGCTGTACCGCCAGACCGAGGGGAAGGACGACGATCCGGACCCGGCGTCGCCGAAGGGCGCCGCCGTGGCCGAGGCGCTCCACGCCCTCGCGCGGCTGCTCGCGCCGTTCGCGCCGCACCTCGCCGAAGAGATGAACGAGAAGCTCGGCTGGCCGACGCTGATCGGGCGGCGGAGGTGGCCGGAGGCCGATCCGGCGCTGCTGGTCGAGGACGAGGTCGTCCTGCCGGTGCAGGTGCTCGGCAAGCTGCGCG
- a CDS encoding YmdB family metallophosphoesterase has translation MKLLAIGDVFGAAGRRALEKWLREVREETAADFVVVNVENLHHGKGVDPPGARAVLDLGADCLTSGNHVWAGKNHDKLLEVEPRLIRPANYPAPCPGRGVFLGEARGGARVCVFNLVGRVFMAPVDDPFRVADDIVRELNGHADVVALDIHAEATSEKLALALHLDGRVAAVFGTHTHVQTADARVLPRGAGFISDLGMTGPYESVIGLEADGVVRRFATARPLQVAPADGGLGLRGALFDIDETTGRCRSVVRIVRGAGGQ, from the coding sequence ATGAAACTTCTCGCGATCGGCGACGTCTTCGGCGCGGCGGGGCGCCGCGCGCTTGAAAAGTGGCTCCGCGAGGTCCGCGAAGAGACGGCGGCGGACTTCGTCGTGGTCAACGTCGAGAACCTGCACCACGGCAAGGGGGTCGATCCCCCGGGGGCCCGCGCGGTGCTCGATCTCGGCGCCGACTGCCTCACCAGCGGGAACCACGTCTGGGCGGGCAAGAACCACGACAAGCTGCTGGAGGTCGAGCCGCGGCTGATCCGCCCGGCCAACTACCCCGCCCCCTGCCCAGGCCGAGGCGTCTTCCTCGGCGAGGCGCGCGGCGGCGCGCGGGTCTGCGTCTTCAACCTCGTCGGGCGGGTCTTCATGGCCCCGGTGGACGATCCGTTCCGCGTCGCCGACGACATCGTCCGCGAGCTCAACGGCCACGCCGACGTCGTCGCGCTCGACATCCACGCCGAGGCGACCTCGGAGAAGCTCGCCCTCGCGCTCCATCTCGACGGGCGGGTCGCCGCGGTCTTCGGCACCCACACCCACGTGCAGACCGCCGACGCGCGGGTCCTGCCGCGCGGCGCCGGCTTCATCAGCGACCTCGGCATGACCGGCCCGTACGAGTCGGTCATCGGCCTCGAGGCCGACGGCGTCGTGCGCCGCTTCGCCACCGCGCGGCCGCTGCAGGTCGCGCCGGCCGACGGCGGGCTCGGCCTCCGCGGCGCCCTGTTCGACATCGACGAGACGACCGGCCGCTGCCGTTCCGTCGTCCGGATCGTCCGCGGCGCGGGTGGCCAATGA